The genomic interval TCAATGCTCGTTGGCATCATCGGAGCAATGCAACTCTACAAATTTAAAAGAATAACAAAAGAGTACAAAAAAACAGGAGTTCATGTGATAAGTACCTCCCTTGGACTGATAACCTCAAAGGCCTGTTGTTTATTACCCTTGCTCTTATTATCGTTAGGGGCAACAGCAGGGATAGCTTTTTTCATCAAATATACTACTGAAGTACGGCTGGTTGGCTTAATGATCTTAAGTCTATCATTATATTGGACATCTTTAGATATCGTTGAAAACACCTGTTGTCGTTAGGGTCCTTCAACAGACTTCTCGTTTGCACAATGTTTATAAAACAATCCGAAATCCAGGTTGCATGATCCGTTTAGGCATTGTTGGCTGTGGTACGATTGGCAGTGAACTTTGTCATGCAGTGCAACGAGGAAAAATAAAAGCAAGGATTAGTGCAATTGCTGATATCAATCGTGAAAGGGCTGAACAACTGGCAAGATCATTACAACCACAACCGCTTATCCTGCCATTGCCAGAACTTGTCAAAAACGTGGAGCTGATTATTGAAGCAGCAACCCAAACTATTGTGCGGGAAATACTCGAACAATGTATTAGGAACAACAAAGATCTGATGGTCATGAGTGTGGGTGGATTACTGCAGTGCCATGATCTTCTTCAGGGATTAGATCAGACGCGGACAAACCTCTATGCTCCTTCAGGAGCCATAGCTGGCGTTGATGCACTTCTTGCTGCTGCTGGCAGTGAGATTCATGAAGTGACACTAACCACAACAAAGCCTCCAAAAGGACTTGCTAATGCTCCGTATGTCCAACAAAAAAAGATTATGCTTGCAGCTATTCGTGAAAAAACCGTGATCTTTGAAGGCAGTGCAGCAGAAGCAGTTAAGGGATTTCCCCAGAACACGAATGTCGCTGCTACCTTAAGTCTTGCAGGGATCGGGCCTGAACGAACAAAGGTCAAGGTTGTTGTTGATCCACAGACAACGCAAAATAGTCACGAAGTAACCATACGAGGAAGCTTTGGAACCATTACAACAAAAACAGAGAACCTTCCCAGTCCTACTAATCCAAAGACAAGCTACCTTGCTGTTCTTTCTGCGCTTGCAACCGTGCAACGTATCATCAGCAAACAGAAAAT from Candidatus Woesearchaeota archaeon carries:
- a CDS encoding aspartate dehydrogenase; amino-acid sequence: MIRLGIVGCGTIGSELCHAVQRGKIKARISAIADINRERAEQLARSLQPQPLILPLPELVKNVELIIEAATQTIVREILEQCIRNNKDLMVMSVGGLLQCHDLLQGLDQTRTNLYAPSGAIAGVDALLAAAGSEIHEVTLTTTKPPKGLANAPYVQQKKIMLAAIREKTVIFEGSAAEAVKGFPQNTNVAATLSLAGIGPERTKVKVVVDPQTTQNSHEVTIRGSFGTITTKTENLPSPTNPKTSYLAVLSALATVQRIISKQKIGT